The Nothobranchius furzeri strain GRZ-AD chromosome 8, NfurGRZ-RIMD1, whole genome shotgun sequence genome includes a region encoding these proteins:
- the atpaf1 gene encoding ATP synthase mitochondrial F1 complex assembly factor 1, which translates to MWDGSDGKMSAALLQMSCLYRGMFAVRTTGTRTLIPGLVPAQFRAFSVRKEPDLEENPFYNKYQDKIQKLRSSKPQEYKERLEKRQDTKKEILGHSKQAEFVQLMEEEFEKRDKMAAGDEASGGFTKNKTLGSILNMEMIKDKTGEEIAELWTRYYSAKDTISAVIPSHTYEVIFSRSQTCPMFLYALPQKDGYEFFVGQWSRHELHFTSLINVQTLGETAPSQLILYHYPDLKERGVVLMTAEMDPKFITIHQAQCLANQVQLFYGAQRQETYRLVETFNYHPADFRHMSVIAELEQSGLGGADASGGSRDKNC; encoded by the exons ATGTGGGACGGGAGCGATGGAAAAATGTCGGCGGCGTTGCTCCAAATGTCATGTTTGTACCGGGGGATGTTCGCCGTCCGGACCACCGGTACCAGAACGCTGATCCCCGGGTTGGTCCCGGCGCAGTTCCGAGCCTTTTCGGTGCGGAAGGAACCCGACCTGGAGGAGAACCCGTTCTATAACAAGTACCAGGACAAGATCCAGAAGCTCCGCAG TTCCAAACCACAGGAGTACAAGGAGCGCCTGGAGAAACGGCAGGACACCAAGAAGGAGATCCTGGGACATTCGAAGCAGGCGGAGTTTGTCCAACtcatggaggaggag TTTGAGAAACGAGACAAGATGGCTGCTGGTGACGAAGCATCAGGAGGTTTCACCAAGAACAAG ACTCTGGGCTCCATCTTGAACATGGAGATGATCAAAGACAAGACAGGCGAGGAGATAGCAGAG cttTGGACGAGATATTATTCCGCCAAAGACACAATCAGCGCCGTCATCCCG TCACACACATACGAGGTGATATTCAGCAGATCCCAGACCTGCCCCATG TTCCTTTACGCTCTGCCTCAGAAGGACGGTTACGAGTTCTTCGTGGGTCAGTGGTCCAGACACGAGCTCCACTTCACCTCCCTCATAAACGTTCAG ACGCTGGGCGAGACTGCTCCGAGTCAGCTGATCCTCTACCACTACCCGGACCTGAAGGAGAGGGGCGTTGTGCTGATGACGGCTGAGATGGACCCAAAGTTCATA ACCATCCACCAGGCTCAGTGTTTGGCCAATCAGGTGCAGCTGTTCTACGGTGCTCAGAGGCAGGAGACGTACCGATTGGTGGAGACGTTCAACTACCATCCTGCAGACTTCAGACACATGTCTGTGATCGCCGAGCTGGAGCAGAGCGGGCTGGGGGGCGCCGACGCCTCCGGGGGCTCCCGAGATAAAAACTGTTGA